GCGCCACTTTATCTAAGGGAAACATCCGGTAGGTGATCTTAGTTTTTTTCTCCTCCTGCTCGCCGGTGATAACCTTCTCATAGACGGTGGTCTTATCCGCACTTTCTAACTGCTGAGAAAAGACGATATAATTTTTCTCTAATAACGCATAAGGTGTTTTCCTATCGGTGACAAAGGGCTGTTCTTCTCTTTTATATGCCAACTGGTAAAGAGAAAAGTTATAATCCTTTTCCTTCTTTATCGGATAAGAACGAATTCTCTTTTCCATCTCCATCACCTCTTCCACCAAATTCTTGATATTTCTTGCCCAATTGTCGTGGTTGAAGACGGTAACTATCGGCTGTTCGCCTCCGTATTCCTTGGGGATTCTCAATCCTCTGCCTAAAACCTGAGCGATTAAAAGTTTAGAATTGAATGCCCTCTCTTCGTGCGGCACAATCTGAAAGACATTCTTCACATCCCAGCCTTCGGTTAACATACTAACCGAAGTAATCCATTCAATTGGGTCTTCTTTACTATCTACTCGCTCCAGCCTTGTCACATTCTTCTTGTGCTCATTAGCCGAGGTAACAATTAAAACTTTCTTTTCTGCTTCGGTTTTGGCGATCTTTTCTTTCTCGGCGATAAATCCAATCCATTTCTCGGTCAACCTTTTACAATGGTTGATATCCTTGGTGATGATTATCGTCAAAGGTTTTACCTTACGCCATCTCCTTTTATTTTCCTGATGGTTGTCGTAGATTTTTTGAAACTTTTCCGATTCCCCACCTGGACTATCTTCGGCGACATATCTAATCGTCTTCGCCATCTTATCTTCAATCGCTTCCCGCAAAGAATATCTAAAAACCACATCACTGAAATATTCGTTATCAATATAGGCGGTTCCGGTGGCACCGACAATATAACGAAAGTTATATTCCGGATTTAATAGAAACTCTTTCCACTTCTTAATCGCAAAATCTCTGCCCGGCGGGTTGAAGATATGGTGGGCTTCATCATTCAAAACCAGTGTCCTCTCTCCTTTCCCTTTTAAACTATCCCTTACCGATGATTTCACATATTCATAAACCGAATGGATATTCTCAATGCAGATATCACCTCTTTCTATTCTTTTCGTCGCATTGATGATTCTCGGATTTTTAATCTTAGCATCTTCTGGCATCAGCCTTAACAGTTCCGAATCACCCGAGAGAGTGGCAAATTTTTCCGTAAGACCTCTCTCTATTGTCACCGAAGGTGCTAAAACCAGAACCCTATCCACCGCACCTTCGGCAAGCATTATCCTCGCTATGCCGTAAAGGACATAACTCTTACCGGTAGCGGTTGCCAAATCAATAGTGCAAGAAAGTTTATCTGGTAGTTGCAGATGCCTCAGAAAATCGTTAAAGGTTGGGTAAATTTCTTTCAGGTTGGGATTAATCTCATAATTTTCTCTTGCCAAATCCCTAAGACTTCTATAGCGCCTTCCTAAGAGATACCTCAAAACAACTCTTATCGCCTCCTTCTGAAACTCCCTTGTGCCGCAAAGGGCATCTAAGAAGTTTTCGTATTTAGAAATATCAAAGATATTCGGGTCAATACTTTCCGAGACCTTTAAGACCAAATCGCAGGCTCTGATCGCCATTAGTGTACCAGATTAAATTAATAAAAGATACCGAAGAGGAATTTTTACAATATAAGAATCCACTAACGCTAAGTCTCTACTCCCAAAAAGAAAGGCATAACTGGCTTTAACCTTTTTCTTAGTCAGGGCAATTTGGTTAATTTCTTCCTTATGGAAACCGACCTCAATTATCACTATCTTTCTATTCTTTAACCGCAGGATGAAATCAGCCCCTCCTTCTGCGGAATCAAACATCAAATCTTCGGCTATCCGGTTTTTTAAGTCTTTGTGAAAGAGGAGCGAGAAATAGTCTTCCAATTTTTTGCCTTCAATTTCTGGCGGTAAGATACCATCCAAAATTGCCGACCGGAGGGCGGGGACGATAAATAAGAACTTAGGCGTTTTTCGTACCCCGCCGTAGCGACCAAAACTCTTCACCTTCGTGATTACCCCACTTAAAATTAGAGTTTCCATCAGCGAATTTATCGTCCGGTATTCCCCAATTTTTAAGGTCTTGGTCAATTTTTCGTAACTGATAATATCGGAATTG
This window of the candidate division WOR-3 bacterium genome carries:
- a CDS encoding DEAD/DEAH box helicase family protein, which encodes MAIRACDLVLKVSESIDPNIFDISKYENFLDALCGTREFQKEAIRVVLRYLLGRRYRSLRDLARENYEINPNLKEIYPTFNDFLRHLQLPDKLSCTIDLATATGKSYVLYGIARIMLAEGAVDRVLVLAPSVTIERGLTEKFATLSGDSELLRLMPEDAKIKNPRIINATKRIERGDICIENIHSVYEYVKSSVRDSLKGKGERTLVLNDEAHHIFNPPGRDFAIKKWKEFLLNPEYNFRYIVGATGTAYIDNEYFSDVVFRYSLREAIEDKMAKTIRYVAEDSPGGESEKFQKIYDNHQENKRRWRKVKPLTIIITKDINHCKRLTEKWIGFIAEKEKIAKTEAEKKVLIVTSANEHKKNVTRLERVDSKEDPIEWITSVSMLTEGWDVKNVFQIVPHEERAFNSKLLIAQVLGRGLRIPKEYGGEQPIVTVFNHDNWARNIKNLVEEVMEMEKRIRSYPIKKEKDYNFSLYQLAYKREEQPFVTDRKTPYALLEKNYIVFSQQLESADKTTVYEKVITGEQEEKKTKITYRMFPLDKVAREVVNRLKSYDLEEGTSYAQEFNEERVREILKNSLKRIKYENDFISEENYYKVLQAFGVVKRKKTKTLRYLIKEENLRELNTKDLKTTIIGISNLRRGYSIFYDEEAKNLSEEEDRAVLEEIISDESLPRWAVKKIINKYQNKTPLNLIFTASEPERRFVERLIANHNLVDAWIKSRDTGFYSIEYSWQKGTQTRQDRFNPDFFIKKGNNIIVVEVKDDSFIEKVKEGGDIAVKTKSQYKYAQEHFRLLNVKQKEQIYHFSFLTPQDFDNFFEVLKKREFSGFQSKLDAELAEE